GAAAAAGAGCAGCAGCGCTGCGCGCACAAGCGATCCGAAGCGCGACGAGCGATAGGCGCCGCGAAGCTGGCGATACATATGGAAGGGCACATAGAGCATCGCAAAGAAAGTCGCGACATCGCCAATGATCGTTAGGTTCAGCAGGCGCACGACGACGAAGAGGAGCAGCATGAAGCTGATCGAGTAGGTGACGAAAACGAAATGGTCATAGGTGTGAAAGCGCCGGCTGAAAGGAAAGAGCAACCACATGAACGGCAGCGACAGCGGGATCAGCGCCCAGGCGAATTTATAGGCGTTCGCCTGCAATTTATAGAGGACGAGCGCGGGGTTCGCGAACGCCTTCTTCAGCCCGTGATCGATGAACGGCACCCCGGTATCGATCTTGTTCTGCGAAATGAAATCGGCGCTCGTCTTCACCTGCGTGACGGGGTTTTCGAGGACGGGCGGCCCCGCGGCGCGATCGGCAGCGCGTTCGGTCTTGCTGCGGCTGCGCGCAACGCCAAGATAGTCGGCGCTTTTTTGCAGCACATCGCGTTCGGTCTCCAACTCCCGGCGCTTGTCGGCGGACAGGTCCTTCCGGACCAGCTCGGCGTCGACCCGGTCGACCTCGGCCTGCATACTGTCCTTGATCGCGGTCGTGCGCGTCTGTTCGGCCGCCGCCTTGCTCAACCCCTCGCCGACCCCGCCGCCGCTGCCGACCATCGCGAGCACCGCATAGGTCAGAAAGACGGCGAACAGGAACAGCGCGAGCGGCGAGATGAAGCGCGCGCGTTCACCGTGGATATAGCGACGCGTCAGGTCGCCGGGCCGCCAACTGAGGAGTGGCAGCGTATTCCAGATCTTGCCTTCGAAATGAAAGATCGCGTGGACGAGGTCGTGTCCGATCGCGCTGAAACTGCGATGCACGTCCGCGCGCTGTCCGCAATGATGGCAATGCGAGCCCGCTAGGCTGGTGCCGCAATTCAGACAGCGCAGCGGCGCTTGGCCGTGCGCGGCACCACCGTGCCCTGGCTCGACCGTATGCCCCGCCAAACCGGCGGTCACCGCCGCCCCGATGCCTTCAATATCCCCGCTCATGACGCCCTGCCTAAAGGCGCGCGCGGCGGCACGCAACGGGACTTTCGCGGCCCGTGCAAAGCGTGATAGTGGCAGCGCCATGAACGCCGAAGCCCTCACCGCCCCGCCGATGCCCGGCGATGCCGTCGCCCTGATCGCCGACATGGGCGCGCGTGCGCGCGCCGCGTCGAAAGCGCTCGCGCTCGCGCCGACGGCGAACAAGGCCGCGGGACTGGTTGCTGCGGCATCGCAAATTCGTGCGCGGGCGGCCGACATTCTGGCCGCCAATGCCGAAGACATGGCCGCTGGACAAAAGAACGGCCTGTCCGGCGCGATGCTCGACCGGCTGCGGCTCGACGATGGACGGCTGGGCTCTATTGCAGATGCGATCGACGATGTTGCGGCGCTGCCCGACCCCTCGGGCGCCGAGATCGACCGCGTGACGCGGCCTAACGGTCTGGTGCTGAGTCGCGTGCGCGTGCCGCTCGGCGTTGTCGGCATCATCTATGAAAGCCGCCCCAATGTGACCGCCGATGCGGCGGCGCTCGGGCTGATGTCCGGCAACGCCGTGATCCTGCGCGGCGGCAGCGAGGCAGCGCATTCGAACCGCGCGATCCACGCGGCGTTCGCGGCGGGGCTGGTCGAGGTTGGGCTGCCCGCCGATGCGGTGCAGCTCGTCCCGACGCAGGACCGCGCTGCGGTTGGCGCGATGCTTCGCGCGCAGGGACTGATCGACATCATCATCCCGCGCGGCGGCAAGGGCCTCGTCGCGCGCGTGCAGGACGAGGCGCGCGTGCCCGTGCTCGCGCATCTCGACGGGATCAACCACCTGTATATCGACGGCGCCGCCGATCCCGCAAAAGCGGTCGAGCTTGCGGTCAACGCCAAGATGCGCCGCACCGGCGTCTGCGGCGCGACCGAGACGATCCTGATCGACCGCGCCTATCCCGCACCGCTCGCCATCATCGAGGCATTGGTGCAGGCGGGTTGCGAAGTGCGCGGCGACAAGGCCGTCGAGGCGCTGAGCCCGCATGTCGACGCCGCATCGGCCGGCGACTGGGACACCGAATATCTCGACGCGATCGTATCGATCGCCATGGTCGACGGACTTTCCGGCGCACTAGCACATATCGACGCGCATTCGAGCAAGCACACCGACGCGATCGTCACCGAGGATGCCGCGACCGCCGAGCGTTTCCTCACCGGCGTCGACAGCGCGATCGTGATGCACAATGCCTCGACGCAATTCGCCGACGGCGGTGAATTCGGCCTCGGCGCCGAAATCGGCATCGCCACCGGCCGCCTCCACGCCCGCGGGCCCGTCGCGCTCGAAGGGCTGACGACCTATAAATGGTTGGTACGTGGGACGGGGCAGGTCCGGCGTTGACGGCGACCAAACGCCTGTGGCGTCCCGTCGGCCCCAAGGAACTCGCGCTGATCGCCGCCAGCGGCATGCGCGAGTTCCCGCCAAGGCTTCCCGAACAACCGATTTTCTATCCGGTCACCACATTCGACTATGCGGTGAAAATCGCTCGTGACTGGAACGTCCCCGCGTCGGGATCCGGTTTTGTCACCGAGTTCGACGTCGCGACCGACTATCTCGCCGGCTACAAGATCGAGC
This sequence is a window from Sphingopyxis sp. USTB-05. Protein-coding genes within it:
- a CDS encoding glutamate-5-semialdehyde dehydrogenase, with product MNAEALTAPPMPGDAVALIADMGARARAASKALALAPTANKAAGLVAAASQIRARAADILAANAEDMAAGQKNGLSGAMLDRLRLDDGRLGSIADAIDDVAALPDPSGAEIDRVTRPNGLVLSRVRVPLGVVGIIYESRPNVTADAAALGLMSGNAVILRGGSEAAHSNRAIHAAFAAGLVEVGLPADAVQLVPTQDRAAVGAMLRAQGLIDIIIPRGGKGLVARVQDEARVPVLAHLDGINHLYIDGAADPAKAVELAVNAKMRRTGVCGATETILIDRAYPAPLAIIEALVQAGCEVRGDKAVEALSPHVDAASAGDWDTEYLDAIVSIAMVDGLSGALAHIDAHSSKHTDAIVTEDAATAERFLTGVDSAIVMHNASTQFADGGEFGLGAEIGIATGRLHARGPVALEGLTTYKWLVRGTGQVRR
- a CDS encoding DUF3667 domain-containing protein; the encoded protein is MSGDIEGIGAAVTAGLAGHTVEPGHGGAAHGQAPLRCLNCGTSLAGSHCHHCGQRADVHRSFSAIGHDLVHAIFHFEGKIWNTLPLLSWRPGDLTRRYIHGERARFISPLALFLFAVFLTYAVLAMVGSGGGVGEGLSKAAAEQTRTTAIKDSMQAEVDRVDAELVRKDLSADKRRELETERDVLQKSADYLGVARSRSKTERAADRAAGPPVLENPVTQVKTSADFISQNKIDTGVPFIDHGLKKAFANPALVLYKLQANAYKFAWALIPLSLPFMWLLFPFSRRFHTYDHFVFVTYSISFMLLLFVVVRLLNLTIIGDVATFFAMLYVPFHMYRQLRGAYRSSRFGSLVRAALLLFFSLFSVIWFMLLLLALGISG